From the Ignavibacteria bacterium genome, one window contains:
- the asnB gene encoding asparagine synthase (glutamine-hydrolyzing) yields MCGIFGVFNFKNYNPVSPELLKQSTRLMSHRGPDGEGYFIDQNAGIGLGHRRLSIIDLSTGDQPMTNEDESVWVTFNGEIYNYQEIKDYLLKKGHIFRTKSDTEVLVHAYEEFGDEFVSKLNGIFAFAIWDSNKRRLLLARDHFGVKPLYYYADNEKLVFASELKSIMHYLKIPGEINPAALNMCLTFRHTPAPYTLLNNISKVPATHMLSIGHKEEFCLKPYWDRAIEIDTQRSESEWIEILRHGLELAVKRQMMADVPVGISLSGGIDSGSILALMSKYAGRGVYAFTIGFEGGKEEDNEIKRAEANAAMFGAVFHHRVITSKDYSDFLRQYLWHLEEPLGNESAVAVYFVTELAKGKVKVLLNGQGADEPFGGYDRHLGAFYRNKYSFLKPQLMKYILMLPISLNKKRKLSRFADYLRQDSDIKRITSAACILNNRERKNLFNSELLDYSHEVDYVNEVEKVLHDSIHGSTVEKMFLYDMFSSLSENLLLVQDKMAMAASIEGRVPFLDIDFASTALSIPATLKIRGKSGKYIHKKVCEHYLPKEIVHQRKIGFQDPVEIWLKDSLGDELMDYVSSQNSITKNYLNENAVSRMYYEHKNNKADHKRFLYLLLSIEKWAEIFLAPEKMRMMESYI; encoded by the coding sequence ATGTGCGGAATATTCGGAGTATTTAACTTTAAGAACTATAACCCCGTCAGCCCGGAGCTCCTGAAGCAGTCTACACGCCTCATGAGCCACAGGGGGCCTGATGGCGAGGGCTACTTCATTGACCAGAATGCGGGAATAGGACTTGGGCATAGAAGACTCTCCATAATTGACCTCAGTACGGGGGACCAGCCGATGACTAATGAGGATGAGTCTGTCTGGGTCACTTTTAACGGCGAGATTTATAACTATCAGGAAATTAAGGATTACCTCCTTAAAAAAGGACACATATTCAGAACGAAATCGGATACAGAAGTTTTAGTGCATGCTTATGAGGAATTCGGGGATGAATTTGTTTCTAAGCTTAACGGGATTTTTGCCTTTGCTATCTGGGACTCAAATAAAAGAAGGCTCCTACTGGCCAGGGACCACTTCGGCGTAAAACCGCTTTATTACTATGCCGATAATGAAAAGCTCGTCTTTGCCTCAGAATTAAAATCGATAATGCACTACCTGAAGATACCCGGAGAGATCAACCCCGCTGCTTTGAATATGTGCCTTACCTTCAGGCATACACCTGCTCCTTATACTCTCCTTAACAACATAAGCAAAGTCCCCGCGACACACATGCTCTCAATTGGGCATAAAGAAGAGTTCTGCCTGAAGCCATACTGGGACAGGGCTATTGAAATTGATACGCAAAGAAGTGAAAGCGAGTGGATTGAGATCTTAAGGCATGGGCTTGAACTGGCTGTTAAAAGACAGATGATGGCTGACGTGCCGGTCGGGATCTCCCTAAGCGGCGGAATAGACTCGGGCTCCATACTGGCTCTTATGAGTAAATATGCCGGACGCGGAGTCTATGCCTTTACTATCGGCTTTGAAGGAGGGAAAGAGGAAGATAACGAGATCAAAAGAGCAGAGGCTAATGCTGCCATGTTCGGTGCTGTGTTTCACCACAGGGTGATTACTTCAAAGGACTATTCCGATTTCCTAAGGCAGTATCTCTGGCATCTTGAGGAACCCCTGGGAAATGAATCTGCCGTTGCCGTTTACTTTGTGACTGAACTGGCAAAGGGAAAAGTAAAAGTGCTCTTAAACGGGCAGGGGGCAGATGAACCCTTCGGCGGCTACGACAGGCACCTTGGCGCTTTCTATAGAAACAAATATTCATTCCTAAAACCCCAGCTCATGAAATATATACTCATGCTCCCGATTTCACTTAATAAAAAGAGGAAGCTCTCTCGATTTGCGGACTACCTGAGGCAGGACAGCGATATAAAGAGAATAACAAGCGCCGCATGCATACTGAATAACAGGGAAAGAAAAAACCTTTTTAACAGCGAACTTTTGGATTACTCGCACGAAGTGGACTATGTTAATGAGGTTGAAAAAGTCCTGCACGACAGCATACATGGGTCGACTGTAGAGAAAATGTTCCTCTACGACATGTTCAGCTCACTTTCGGAGAACCTGCTCCTCGTTCAGGATAAAATGGCAATGGCTGCAAGTATAGAAGGAAGAGTTCCTTTCCTTGATATAGATTTTGCCTCAACGGCTTTGAGCATTCCTGCAACTCTGAAGATCAGGGGGAAGTCGGGCAAATATATTCATAAGAAGGTCTGCGAACATTACCTCCCGAAGGAAATTGTGCATCAGAGGAAAATCGGCTTCCAGGATCCAGTGGAGATATGGCTTAAGGACTCGCTTGGAGATGAGCTGATGGACTACGTAAGTTCTCAAAATTCAATTACAAAAAACTACCTGAACGAAAATGCGGTCAGCAGGATGTATTATGAGCACAAAAACAACAAGGCTGATCACAAGAGATTTCTTTATCTCCTGCTTTCAATTGAAAAATGGGCTGAAATATTTCTTGCCCCGGAGAAAATGAGAATGATGGAAAGTTACATATAA
- a CDS encoding polysaccharide biosynthesis tyrosine autokinase — MAKLLKPAPHGKKREEFTLGELFQIINRRKKILFISVIVLVSLAFLYNTLSKPVYEASVMLKKDRGDEKSSANDEFKSLVLLQTQDEIETEMELVKTREVLNSIIDELKLNLSIDKLVEPDGKSVKINSDAVDYNHNFLRKGTPGFMPAFEKVLVKPSEPASSFFIAKTARNTYGIYNAKNDSLLQSSVDTTYLNTGSSQDQALDSLKNEFTSEKHSFVVFNLPGKYFKIDWPEAQVGSRVFFNIGSYNETLDGLGKSINVEHVVKTDIFKISVQSHSPYAAQLIANTAAEKFRSARIGQQKQNIKYSYDFVDKQLSDVSEKLKNAERNLSEFKSAKKLTSIDENSKNLVDFLSSLEAEKIKTDLELTDRETKLAQMQSELKTKGYIDQTYLTPQAEEQSNSPFSGLLKQLSDLEVKRVELLQTRKESHPDVLNLDERIKQIKDKLSTYNKNTLTAYQIIINSAKKKQNELSGLTSKYSGMIKALPPDESRLAELTRQKDVYDKIFKLLLDKREEMRIAEVSKLQDITVLDEAHEPGKPIHPQKALNLGLGLMAGIFIGFIGMTVQEVKSRRLVDADHVENEYDIPIFAIIPNYPREVQKRIENSTHYHERFVTLMPDQEGFRESYRVLQTKLEAKFPGKKILMFTSCEEDTGKTSIVSNFAISLAKANKKVLMIDCDLKKASLTKTFNLKVDSPGLVNFLSDGQTTFNTYQIPLGEEPDNVRNLKILTAGGITEASSSLLGSFKMEQLIDMISSSPFEYVLIDTPPITRVVDVLVLGKFVRDAVLIVRPGKSFKDSVSWGMMEMTDAGINISGILINACDISRSSFKHRYGYGYGYAYGEKGNAKKLSGGTYSKGTKSSYSKGLLKK; from the coding sequence ATGGCCAAACTGCTGAAACCCGCGCCTCATGGAAAGAAAAGGGAAGAATTTACACTAGGCGAACTGTTCCAGATTATAAACAGAAGAAAGAAAATACTCTTTATTTCAGTTATTGTACTCGTTTCATTGGCCTTCCTGTATAATACGCTTTCAAAGCCTGTCTACGAAGCCTCGGTAATGCTCAAGAAAGACAGGGGCGATGAAAAGTCTTCCGCAAACGACGAGTTTAAGAGTCTGGTCCTCCTCCAGACCCAGGATGAAATTGAAACTGAAATGGAACTGGTCAAAACCAGGGAGGTGCTTAACAGCATTATTGATGAACTTAAGCTTAACCTCAGCATCGATAAACTGGTTGAGCCCGACGGTAAAAGCGTGAAGATAAATTCCGATGCTGTAGACTACAACCATAATTTCCTAAGGAAAGGTACGCCAGGCTTCATGCCTGCTTTCGAAAAAGTGCTTGTTAAACCTTCAGAACCGGCATCCTCATTCTTTATTGCAAAGACTGCCCGGAATACCTATGGCATTTATAACGCAAAGAACGACAGCCTTCTTCAGTCCTCAGTCGACACAACATACCTGAACACGGGCAGCAGCCAGGACCAGGCATTGGACAGCCTTAAGAATGAATTTACTTCAGAAAAACATTCCTTTGTGGTTTTTAACCTGCCTGGCAAATATTTTAAAATTGACTGGCCGGAGGCTCAGGTGGGAAGCCGTGTGTTCTTTAATATCGGCAGCTATAATGAAACCCTGGACGGGCTTGGTAAATCAATTAACGTCGAACACGTGGTTAAAACAGATATTTTTAAGATATCCGTCCAGTCGCACTCGCCTTATGCCGCACAGCTTATTGCTAATACCGCGGCTGAAAAATTCAGAAGCGCAAGAATAGGCCAGCAGAAACAAAATATAAAATATTCCTACGACTTTGTGGATAAGCAGCTTAGTGACGTTTCGGAAAAACTTAAAAATGCTGAACGGAACTTAAGCGAGTTCAAGTCTGCTAAAAAGCTTACATCCATCGATGAGAATTCAAAAAACCTGGTGGATTTCCTGAGCAGCCTGGAGGCTGAAAAGATTAAAACCGACCTGGAACTGACGGACCGCGAAACTAAACTTGCTCAGATGCAAAGTGAGCTTAAGACAAAGGGCTATATAGATCAGACATACCTTACTCCTCAGGCGGAGGAGCAGTCCAATTCTCCTTTTTCCGGACTCTTAAAGCAGCTTTCGGACCTGGAGGTCAAAAGAGTTGAACTGCTGCAGACCAGGAAAGAAAGCCACCCGGACGTCCTGAACCTGGATGAGAGGATAAAACAGATTAAAGACAAGCTTTCAACATACAACAAGAATACACTAACTGCATATCAGATCATAATAAACTCGGCTAAGAAAAAGCAGAATGAGTTAAGCGGACTTACTTCCAAATATTCAGGTATGATTAAGGCTCTGCCTCCCGACGAGAGCCGCCTGGCTGAACTGACCAGGCAGAAAGACGTATACGACAAGATATTTAAGCTTCTGCTGGATAAAAGAGAAGAGATGCGCATTGCTGAGGTATCAAAGCTTCAGGACATAACCGTTCTGGACGAGGCCCACGAGCCTGGTAAGCCAATACACCCTCAGAAGGCGCTTAACCTTGGGCTCGGGCTTATGGCCGGAATATTTATAGGTTTTATAGGCATGACCGTCCAGGAAGTAAAAAGCAGAAGGCTTGTAGATGCTGATCACGTTGAAAATGAGTACGATATTCCGATCTTTGCCATTATTCCAAACTACCCCAGGGAAGTCCAGAAAAGAATCGAAAACTCAACTCACTACCATGAAAGATTTGTAACCCTTATGCCGGATCAGGAGGGCTTCCGTGAATCCTACAGGGTGCTGCAGACTAAGCTGGAGGCAAAATTCCCGGGTAAAAAAATACTCATGTTTACAAGCTGCGAAGAGGATACCGGAAAAACCTCAATTGTTTCCAACTTCGCAATTTCACTTGCAAAGGCAAATAAAAAAGTGCTCATGATAGACTGCGACCTCAAGAAAGCCTCACTTACAAAGACATTTAATCTTAAGGTCGATTCGCCCGGACTGGTTAACTTCCTCTCTGACGGGCAGACAACGTTTAATACATACCAGATTCCTCTTGGTGAGGAACCGGACAATGTGCGCAACCTGAAGATACTTACGGCTGGTGGAATAACAGAGGCTTCGAGCAGTCTTCTGGGTTCCTTCAAAATGGAACAGCTCATTGATATGATAAGCTCGTCACCTTTTGAATATGTTCTTATAGATACTCCGCCAATTACAAGAGTTGTTGACGTGCTGGTGCTTGGAAAGTTTGTCAGGGACGCAGTACTAATCGTACGACCCGGAAAATCGTTTAAGGACAGTGTCAGCTGGGGTATGATGGAAATGACTGATGCGGGAATAAATATAAGCGGCATACTCATTAATGCATGCGACATCAGCCGCTCTTCTTTCAAACACCGCTATGGATATGGTTACGGCTATGCCTATGGCGAAAAAGGAAACGCTAAAAAACTGAGTGGAGGAACTTACTCCAAAGGAACAAAAAGCTCTTACAGCAAAGGATTGCTTAAGAAGTAA
- a CDS encoding N-acetyltransferase, which translates to MDYKKINDVKLGENVKIYDFVNLYGCSIGDNTKVGTFVEIQKNATIGKNCKISSHTFICEGVHIEDEVFIGHNVTFINDKYPQSTNPDGSMQNEQDWKVVETFIKKRASIGSSATILCGVTIGENAVVGAGSVVTKDVPPNAVVAGVPARIIKVRNAPPELINYTDTTGLKL; encoded by the coding sequence ATGGATTATAAAAAGATTAATGACGTAAAGCTCGGGGAAAATGTTAAGATTTATGACTTCGTAAATCTTTACGGCTGCTCAATAGGTGACAATACAAAAGTCGGAACGTTTGTTGAAATCCAGAAAAACGCCACTATCGGCAAAAACTGCAAAATCTCTTCCCACACTTTTATCTGCGAAGGCGTCCATATTGAAGATGAGGTCTTTATAGGCCATAATGTAACTTTCATAAACGATAAATACCCGCAGTCAACAAATCCTGACGGATCGATGCAGAATGAACAGGACTGGAAAGTAGTGGAAACATTTATAAAAAAGAGAGCCTCCATTGGCTCTTCTGCTACAATACTCTGCGGAGTTACTATTGGCGAAAATGCTGTCGTTGGAGCCGGATCTGTGGTGACAAAAGACGTCCCTCCGAACGCCGTGGTTGCAGGCGTGCCTGCCCGCATAATTAAAGTCAGGAATGCTCCGCCGGAACTGATTAATTACACTGATACGACCGGATTAAAACTTTAA
- a CDS encoding Gfo/Idh/MocA family oxidoreductase: MKVGIVGLGYWGPNLVRNFQADTEIEKVIGCDKEQERLNFIKLRFPNVDLTDSLVELLMSDVDAIAIATPVNTHYKFAKRALEAGKHIWVEKPFTSNSMQARDLIDFAEKRNLRIFVDHTFLYTGAVKKIKEIVDGGELGDIIYFDSVRINLGLFQHDVNVIWDLVPHDLAIMNYVLQGKIPVAVTANGIANYYAQENIAHISIHFKNESCFAHFHVNWTSPVKIRRMILAGTKKMLVYDDMENSEKIKVYDCGIEMLTSKEKIRKALVQYRIGDMYSPKVIQTEALAVGVKEFVSSIKEGRQPLTNGKDGLEVVRILEASDRSIKNRGCLIELEEKRKRKPAIKEFEREDFVKKIRIMSNGL; the protein is encoded by the coding sequence ATGAAGGTAGGAATAGTTGGCTTAGGATACTGGGGGCCTAATTTGGTCAGAAATTTCCAGGCGGATACAGAAATTGAAAAAGTAATTGGATGCGATAAAGAACAGGAACGGCTTAATTTTATTAAACTCCGGTTTCCAAACGTTGATCTTACGGATAGTCTTGTCGAATTATTAATGAGCGACGTGGACGCAATTGCAATTGCCACTCCCGTAAACACTCACTATAAATTTGCTAAAAGGGCCCTTGAGGCGGGTAAACACATCTGGGTGGAAAAGCCCTTTACTTCCAATTCTATGCAGGCAAGGGATCTTATAGACTTTGCCGAAAAAAGAAATTTAAGAATTTTTGTAGACCACACTTTCCTTTATACCGGGGCTGTTAAGAAAATAAAAGAAATTGTTGATGGCGGGGAACTTGGCGACATTATATATTTTGATTCAGTCAGGATAAACCTTGGTCTCTTTCAGCACGATGTAAATGTTATCTGGGACCTGGTCCCGCATGACCTTGCAATAATGAATTATGTCCTGCAGGGGAAAATCCCCGTTGCCGTTACGGCAAACGGAATTGCAAATTATTACGCCCAGGAAAATATCGCCCATATCTCAATTCACTTCAAAAATGAGTCATGCTTTGCGCATTTCCACGTCAACTGGACTTCTCCGGTAAAGATCAGAAGAATGATACTTGCCGGCACCAAAAAAATGCTGGTCTACGACGACATGGAAAATTCAGAAAAAATTAAGGTCTACGACTGCGGCATTGAAATGCTCACCTCAAAAGAAAAAATCCGCAAAGCCCTCGTTCAGTACAGAATAGGGGATATGTATTCCCCGAAAGTAATCCAGACCGAAGCTCTCGCCGTTGGAGTAAAGGAATTCGTCTCGTCAATTAAAGAAGGCAGGCAGCCGCTTACAAATGGAAAAGACGGCCTTGAGGTAGTAAGAATTCTTGAGGCATCAGACAGATCAATAAAAAACCGCGGATGCTTAATCGAGCTTGAGGAAAAGAGAAAACGGAAACCCGCAATAAAAGAATTTGAAAGAGAAGATTTTGTTAAGAAAATCAGGATTATGAGTAATGGATTATAA
- a CDS encoding exopolysaccharide biosynthesis polyprenyl glycosylphosphotransferase, producing MLFFVLAYIGGLFVPVLVLSVITVIAISPVLMKFNASSYKFSSKKRNILIIGEGQSGLHLEEEVIKQNDSSLHVAGFITKEGRARENKKILGSMDQLEYILDAYEIKEVIIAEDNGDLDFIFDTAERCRKAGASVRASSKKLEIIEKKIKLKKYCGHYYIDLSRYSDGNVTLLLKRILDVIVASAALMALLPLMLMIALLVKVTSPGTILFRQLRVGRNGRQFKMYKFRTMYSLGREDEHRKEMMLGFMKNNKSTGGDTKIVDESRVTKIGKILRKTSLDELPQLINVLKGEMSLVGPRPCVPYEFENYEKWQKRRVCVLPGCTGVWQVSGRSSVSFNDSVILDLYYVHNMSVLLDIILLFKTIPVLLFSKGGR from the coding sequence ATGCTCTTCTTCGTTCTCGCATATATCGGTGGATTATTTGTCCCGGTTTTAGTGCTGTCTGTCATTACGGTAATCGCCATTTCCCCGGTCCTTATGAAGTTCAATGCAAGTTCTTACAAGTTCAGCAGTAAAAAAAGAAATATTCTTATAATCGGCGAGGGACAGTCCGGGCTGCATTTGGAAGAAGAGGTGATAAAGCAGAATGACTCAAGCCTGCATGTCGCTGGCTTTATTACTAAAGAAGGAAGAGCCCGGGAAAATAAAAAAATACTGGGAAGCATGGACCAGCTGGAGTATATACTGGATGCTTATGAAATAAAGGAGGTCATAATTGCTGAGGACAACGGGGACCTGGATTTTATTTTCGACACCGCCGAACGCTGCCGGAAAGCAGGAGCAAGTGTGAGGGCTTCTTCGAAAAAGCTTGAAATAATTGAAAAGAAAATTAAACTTAAAAAGTATTGCGGCCATTATTATATCGATCTCTCAAGGTATTCAGACGGCAATGTAACACTACTGCTTAAAAGGATTCTCGACGTCATTGTTGCCTCTGCCGCACTTATGGCCCTTCTTCCTCTAATGCTCATGATCGCCTTGCTAGTCAAGGTTACTTCGCCAGGAACAATTCTCTTCAGGCAGCTCAGGGTCGGAAGAAACGGCAGACAGTTCAAAATGTACAAATTCAGAACCATGTATTCCCTTGGCCGGGAGGATGAACACCGTAAAGAGATGATGCTGGGGTTTATGAAAAATAATAAAAGCACCGGCGGGGATACAAAGATTGTTGATGAAAGCAGGGTAACAAAAATTGGTAAAATATTAAGAAAAACTTCCCTCGATGAATTGCCTCAGCTCATAAATGTCCTTAAGGGCGAAATGAGCCTTGTGGGACCGCGCCCATGTGTGCCTTATGAATTTGAAAACTATGAAAAGTGGCAGAAAAGAAGGGTCTGCGTTCTGCCGGGATGTACAGGAGTCTGGCAGGTCTCGGGAAGAAGTTCCGTATCGTTCAATGATTCAGTTATACTCGACCTTTATTACGTGCACAATATGTCAGTTCTTCTGGATATAATATTATTATTTAAGACAATTCCTGTATTGCTCTTTTCAAAAGGAGGCAGATGA
- a CDS encoding DegT/DnrJ/EryC1/StrS family aminotransferase, translating into MEVPFQDLKSQYKSIKDEVNRAIQEVLDSSAFILGKAVSEFEQEFALAQNVKHCIGLSSGTDGNHAVLWALGIKEGDEVIIPVNTFIATAWGATLNGAKPVFVDCDAESYNIAVPQIEQAVTPNTRALVAVHLYGQAADLDSIRDITDKNNIYLVEDCAQAHLAEYKGQRVGGLSEAASFSFYPGKNLGAYGEAGAATTNNDLLAKKIRMIREHGSSQKYNHEIFGHNYRMEGIQGAVLGVKLKYLEEWTEKRRTAAKLYNEYLSDIEEIKLPREMSYAKHVYHLYVVQLRSGLEEARNRLADYLKENRIATGLHYPVPLHLQKCFSYLGYKKGDFPVAEKLASGSLSLPMFPELTESQIKYVAEKIRSFFKAENIRSKASVEESIK; encoded by the coding sequence ATGGAAGTACCATTTCAGGATCTGAAAAGTCAGTATAAGTCAATTAAAGATGAAGTTAACCGGGCAATTCAGGAAGTACTCGATAGCAGCGCCTTCATACTCGGAAAAGCAGTTTCAGAGTTCGAACAGGAATTTGCCCTGGCTCAGAATGTTAAACACTGCATCGGCTTAAGCTCCGGCACCGACGGAAATCATGCGGTCCTCTGGGCACTGGGAATTAAAGAGGGTGATGAAGTTATTATTCCGGTTAATACATTTATAGCTACTGCCTGGGGCGCCACACTAAACGGAGCTAAACCTGTCTTTGTAGACTGCGATGCTGAGAGTTACAATATCGCGGTCCCTCAGATTGAGCAGGCAGTTACACCCAATACACGCGCCCTCGTAGCCGTCCACCTGTACGGACAGGCAGCCGACCTGGACTCAATAAGAGACATTACTGACAAAAACAACATTTATCTTGTAGAGGACTGTGCACAGGCTCACCTTGCAGAATACAAGGGCCAAAGAGTTGGCGGCCTTTCTGAGGCTGCATCATTCAGCTTTTATCCCGGCAAGAACCTGGGCGCCTATGGGGAGGCCGGAGCTGCCACGACAAACAATGACCTCCTGGCAAAAAAAATAAGAATGATACGTGAACACGGCTCCAGTCAAAAATATAACCACGAAATATTCGGGCATAACTACAGAATGGAAGGAATCCAGGGAGCAGTGCTTGGAGTGAAGCTGAAGTACCTCGAAGAGTGGACTGAAAAAAGGCGGACTGCGGCAAAGCTTTACAATGAGTACTTGAGTGATATTGAAGAAATCAAACTTCCCCGTGAAATGTCCTATGCAAAGCATGTTTACCACCTTTATGTTGTACAGCTGCGCAGCGGACTTGAAGAGGCAAGAAACCGCCTGGCTGACTACCTGAAGGAAAACAGAATTGCCACGGGGCTCCATTACCCGGTTCCGCTTCACCTGCAGAAATGCTTTTCTTATCTCGGATACAAAAAGGGCGATTTCCCCGTAGCAGAAAAACTGGCCTCAGGCAGTCTTTCGCTGCCGATGTTTCCTGAACTTACTGAAAGCCAGATTAAATATGTGGCTGAAAAAATCAGGAGTTTCTTTAAGGCTGAAAACATCAGAAGCAAAGCCAGTGTTGAGGAAAGTATTAAGTAA
- a CDS encoding sigma-54-dependent Fis family transcriptional regulator has protein sequence METILVIEDNDIMRATLRIFLSELNCRLVFAEDGERGLELLEKEHPDLVITDLMMPGINGIEVLRKVKEFDRDIQTLIVTAFEDLQSTIKAMQMGAYDYIRKPLEFDHFITTVKRALECRVLSERVAIAISEDSNDFLLENSIIGNHPSMHELYKKIGKVSANRVNVLIQGESGTGKELVTKVIHYSGVTKDSPFVAVNCTALSETLLESELFGHVKGAFTGAIKDKKGKFELAGDGTIFLDEISEISPNLQVKLLRVLQEKEFEKVGGEATIPMRARVVAATNRNLSDLVAKGQFRSDLFYRLQVFTIEVPPLRERKDDIPNLVVHFLMKINKELHKSIKKVPYDVMEMLTNYEWVGNVRELENTLLQAVVLAKGDVLEKEYLLLQNNQQRFQVENPGKANLSLAEIEKEHIKLVLDSVKWNKEKACRILGITRPTLNARIEQYSLNYVCNSHYVA, from the coding sequence ATGGAAACTATTTTAGTAATTGAAGACAATGATATTATGAGGGCAACACTCAGGATCTTTCTGAGTGAGCTTAACTGCAGGCTGGTTTTTGCCGAGGATGGGGAAAGGGGCCTGGAACTGCTTGAAAAAGAACATCCTGATCTTGTTATTACGGACCTGATGATGCCCGGCATAAATGGAATAGAAGTTTTAAGAAAAGTAAAAGAATTTGACAGGGACATACAAACTTTGATTGTAACCGCTTTTGAAGACCTTCAGTCGACAATAAAAGCGATGCAGATGGGGGCATATGATTACATCAGGAAACCTCTGGAATTCGACCATTTTATAACAACGGTCAAAAGAGCTCTTGAATGCAGGGTTTTAAGTGAAAGAGTTGCCATTGCAATTTCCGAAGATTCAAATGATTTCCTACTGGAAAACAGCATCATTGGAAATCACCCTTCCATGCACGAGCTTTACAAGAAGATCGGGAAGGTATCTGCCAACAGGGTAAACGTTCTCATTCAGGGGGAAAGCGGAACGGGAAAAGAGCTTGTCACAAAAGTAATACACTATTCAGGAGTAACCAAGGACAGTCCTTTTGTTGCCGTCAACTGCACGGCGCTTTCGGAAACCCTTCTTGAAAGCGAGCTCTTCGGACACGTAAAAGGCGCCTTTACGGGTGCAATAAAGGATAAAAAAGGCAAGTTTGAGCTGGCCGGAGATGGTACAATTTTCCTTGACGAGATCTCGGAGATATCCCCCAACCTGCAGGTAAAGCTCCTCAGAGTGCTTCAGGAAAAAGAATTTGAAAAAGTCGGAGGTGAAGCCACAATTCCGATGAGGGCAAGAGTGGTGGCAGCAACAAACAGGAACCTTTCGGATCTTGTTGCCAAGGGGCAGTTCAGGAGCGACCTGTTCTACCGCCTTCAGGTTTTTACAATTGAGGTTCCCCCTTTGAGGGAAAGGAAAGATGACATTCCCAACCTTGTAGTGCATTTCCTGATGAAAATCAATAAGGAGCTCCACAAGAGCATAAAGAAAGTGCCATATGACGTAATGGAAATGCTTACCAATTATGAATGGGTGGGCAACGTCCGGGAGCTGGAAAATACGCTTCTGCAGGCTGTAGTCCTGGCAAAGGGGGATGTGCTCGAAAAAGAATATCTCCTGCTGCAGAATAATCAGCAGAGATTTCAGGTCGAAAATCCGGGCAAGGCTAATTTAAGCCTGGCCGAAATTGAAAAGGAGCACATAAAGCTGGTGCTGGATTCAGTAAAATGGAACAAGGAAAAGGCATGCAGGATACTTGGAATAACGCGTCCTACGTTAAACGCAAGGATAGAGCAGTATTCTCTAAACTATGTGTGCAACAGCCATTATGTAGCTTAG